GAAAGTGGGGTAGGGGGCGGAGGGATGGATCAAACTGTAACTTCGTATGCATACAACAATTGGTCTAACCAAAGGCTTCTGCATCATCTAAAGGAGTTGCCAGAGCAGGTCTGGAAACAAGAGGTGCAGAGTATATTTCCCACTCACACAGCATAACCAATCATTTTTATATCATGAAACAAGGCTGAAGGACGTAATAAGGCTCCTTCAGCCTGTTTGTTATGCGCCGAATGTTTGCTCAACCTTTTGAGGTAATGATCCCCAAAACTTAGAGATGTCTGGCTTAGCGTCACCGATGATACTCTCTCCTGCTTTTCCGTGCTCATAAATGACGTCTTTGTTTTGATTTATAATCTGTAGGTACTCTGCAATGATGCTTGTTGTCTTCGTATCACTGTGAGTTTTTATGAATTGTTCGTACGCTTTCTTTACCTCTGGTAACAGCTTCATGGTTTTTTCATCAATGGCATCGTAGCGATAGTTACTGAGATATTCTTGCAAATAGGTTTGATATAGATTCCTAACATCTGTTTTTTTGATTCCGTTCTTATAGGAGGTTAGATACTTTTCTACTTTTACGATGCGTTCTCCCAGCTCTTGACGTGAGATAATTAAACTACCATCTCTGGAAATAGGTTTATTATATTCGTCCCATTGTAGCTCCAGGTATGACTTCATGTCGTCAGTGAGGTAGCGGGAGTATTGCTGTAAGGCATCATAATCTACCATCCAAAACAAATCCCCTTCGTTATCTGTTAAGGCTAGCTTGCCAGCCAATTTATCCTGCACGTATTTTTTTAAAGGCTCTTCTTGAATCTTCGTCACATCAACAGGGAAGCCAATTTCATATAGCTTTTGGGCATTGTTATTCTCAGCTAATAACTTAGAAAAGCTTTCGTTCAATCCAATCAAGTGAGTGGCATAATAATCATCTAAAATAACGAATAGCCGATCGGCAGTTTCACTTTTTACGTTTTTGATCGTCTTATCCAAGTAGGTGATTAATTCAACAGGCTCTTTTGCTTGTGACGCAATATCCTGCATTTGTTTGATAACGTCTTGTTCGACAGTTGGTTGATTCTTCTGGGGTGTATTTGTCTGAGGTGTGGTTTCTCCTTGTACCGGCTGGGAGCTTGTTGAACCACTGTTTCCACAGCCTGTTAATAATCCTATGGCTAACACTGAGCTAAGCACCAGATATCCTGAATTTTTCATAGGAACCACTCCATATCTAAAAGTTATTATTTGGTTAATTAGTAATTTATGTAAAAGATATGTATATGATACAAGACGATATAGTATGTTAATTGGTTTCAAATATATAACTAGCTTTGCTATACTACAAATAACTCAGATTCGTTGAGAATAGTTATCAATGAACCGATATGACAAAACATAGAAAGTGGCGACATATATGTCAGATCAACAACAGCAACATTCGTTTTCTGCTGAATCGACTGTAGAAATAGATCAATACCAATTTAAGCTAAAAGAGATAGAACTGCTTAAGGGAAGCCAGTATAAACCAGTCCCATTGATTCATCAGATGACCTCCTCGTATGTTTTGCTTATCGCTCTTCAAGGTCAGGGTCATGTCCTAATTGATGAACAAGCTCACCCACTACAAAAGGATGGCGTCTATGTATGTGCACCAGGTCAAACACTTGGACTTGAATTAACTCCAGAGGTAGAAACCTATTGCTATGTGATTTATTTTCATGTCTATCAGGAATCAGGAAAGCGGAGGGGACATTTGAAGCCTGTGCGTGATAAAGGACCTTTCGAGAAAGGAGGACAAGTATCGCATACGATCTCCCAACCGACGATGCTGTGCCAAACGATCGAAAAGCAATGGAAAAGCAAGAAGCCCATGGACCGTTTTTTGGGGCAAATCACTTTTCTACAGTTTATTCATACACTTATGAACAATAAGGACATCCGCTTTGAGGATTCTAAAACTGCTATTGCTAAAGCCAAAACCTACATCGATACTCATTTTAATAAAAACCTTTGTGTAGACGATTTAGCCAAAATAGCGGGAGTAAGTTCAAAGTATTTTGGCGAGCTGTTTAAAAAGACGTATGGAATCGGGGCAATTGAATATGTAACAAAGGTGAGGATGAATCAAGCAAAGCAATTTATGAGTAGACCGCAGGTTCGCTTAAAGGACGTTGCCCATCAAATTGGCTATAACGATGAATTTTACTTTAGCCGGAAGTTTAAACAGGAGGTTGGTGTATCTCCCACCACATACATGAAGCAACGTCAGAAAAAGGTAGCTATCTATAGTCACCGGCTTCTTGGCTATGTACTAGCCTTGCAGGTGATCCCTTATGCCGCTCCCCTGCATCCAAAATGGTCGTCCATCTACTATGAAAAATACCGCGCGGAAATACCTATTCACTTAAGTGCGTACCGTGTCGATTACAAATGGGAAAGTAATATTGAAGTCTTAGAGCAAATCCATCCCGATCTTATTATCAGCATCGATCAACTAGAAGGAAAAGAGAAGGCAAAGCTGGAACAGGCAGGATCAGTGAGCTATGTTTCATGGAGTGATACAGATTGGAGAGCACAATTTCTGCAAACAGCCGAGCTTTTACAAGTACCTCAGGATGCAGATAAATGGCTTATATCTTATGATCACAAGGTGAAGATGATCAGAGAGGAAATCAGCGGAGTAGTAAAAAACGATACCTTTCTGATTGTCCGTCTACTAAAACAAAATATATATGTATACAGCAATCCTAGTATGACTCAGGTATTTTATGGTGATTTGCAAATGATTCCCGCCCATCCGCTGCATGATGTGGGAATTGATGAAAAGATAACGATACAAAAGCTGGCAGAGTATGATCCTGATTATATATTGGTACTTGCCTGCCCCGAGTCAGAGACGCTACATTACTGGAAGCAACTCCAAATGAGACCAGAATGGCAACAGATTAGAGCGGTGCGTCTAAACAATGTTCATGAAATCTTTTCAAATCCTTGGCGTGATTACTCTCCGCTGGCCCATGAGCGTTTAATCGAGGATGTTTATCGTCTCTTTTCTGGAAATCGTCCATATTGATTCCGGAAATCGTTCATGGTCGAGCAGAGTCTACTCCTCTATAATCGTAAATGAGAATTATTATCAAACATTTCAGATTGTCTTATCGAGAGGGGACATTATAAACATGAATAAACGTAAGTTTCTAGGAGTAGGTCTAGTAGCCATACTGGCCCTTATGGTAACGGCTTGCGGCGGGAAAACAGAGACAACAGCACCTGCCACTCCGACAGCTACCAGCAGTGATAGCCAAAAAGCATCAGAATCAGCAACAGGTGAAACAAGAACGATTAAGTATCTTGATCAAGAATATAAAGTTCCAGCTAAGACAGATCGCATTGTCATTACAGGTAGTATGGAGTCTATGGAAGACGCTGTGGTTTTAGGTGTAGAGCCAGTAGGTGCGATTAGTGTAGGTGGTAAATTCCCGGATATTTATAAAAGTATTACAGGCTCATCGGAATCCATTGGTGAAAAAATGCAACCAAATCTGGAGACCATGCTTAAATTAAAACCAGACGTGATCCTCGGTTCGTCTAAATTTAAGCCAGAAGTATATAGTAAATTCGAGAAAATCGCACCAACTTTCCCTGTTTCTCATATCTCAAGCAACTGGGAAGCTAATTTACACTTACTAGCTGAATTAACAGGAAAGCAAGCAGAAGCTGAGAATGTACTGAAAAAATATAAAGAAGATCTAGAAAAGGCAAAAGCTTCTTTGAGCGATAAGCTAAAGGATAAAAAAGTAGTAGCGATACGCCTGCGTCAAGGTACCATCAATATCTATCCAGAAAAAGTCTTCTTTAACCCATCCTTATATGCGGAATTAGGTTTTACAGCACCAGAGGAAGTTAAGGCGGCTAAAGCGCAAGAGGCTATGTCATTAGAGAAATTTAGTGCCATGAATCCAGACTATATCTTTGTTCAATTTTCACCTGATGAAAACAAAGACCAACCTAAATCTTTAGAGGATCTAGAGAAAAATCCAATCTGGCAAAGCATTAACGCTGTGAAAAATGGCCATGTTTACGTGAATGTAGTAGATCCACTAGGACAAGGTGGTACAGCATGGAGCAAAATTAACTTCTTGAAAGCTGCGGTGGAAAAGCTGTCCAAGTAGATAAAAGGGCGAGAAGAGCGCAATGAGAGTGAAGAAATCAGTACCAGTTGCCATTTTGTTGACATCACCAATTTTTATTGTGATTTTGATGGCACTGTCCATTGTCTTTGGAGCTAAAAACATAGAGCTTAGTACAATTCAGGATGCTATCTTTCATTTTGATGCTGGTAATGCTGATCATCAGATTATCATGCATTCCAGAATACCAAGAGCTGTAGGAGCACTATTGATTGGTGCCTTCTTAGCAATGTCGGGAGCTTTAATGCAGGGGATGACCAGAAACTTTCTGGCATCTCCTTCCATTATGGGGGTATCAGACGGATCAGCATTTGTTATTACGGTGTGTATGATCTTTATGCCAGATACGTCTTCCCTACAAATGATCATGTATTCTTTAATTGGTTCTGCGTTAGGGGTAGGAATTGTATTGGGGTTTGCATCCCTGTTGCCTAATGGTATGACCCCAGTCCGATTGGCTATAATCGGGACAGTTATCGGAACAGTCCTAAGTAGTATATCGCAAGCCTTATCCACTTATTTTCAAATATCGCAGAATCTCAGCTTTTGGTATAACGCTCGATTACACCAAATTGATCCGGGCTTGATCAAATTAGCCCTTCCCTTTGCAATCGTAGGTATTTTACTGGCGTTATTTTTGTCTAAATCCATTACGATTCTGTCATTGGGTGAGGAGATAGCGGTCAATTTGGGCCAGCGTACAGCTCTGATTAAAGGGCTGACGATGCTGACTGTTGTCATTTTGACCGGGATATCTGTTGCTTTGGTAGGCAAGATAGGATTTGTTGGATTAATTGTTCCACATATTGCTCGCTTTCTGGTGGGGATAGATTATCGGTGGATCGTACCGTGTTCAGCGGTGGTTGGTGGGATTTTTTTACTATTTTCCGATATCCTAAGTCGGTTTATGAATTACCCTTTTGAAACGCCAATCGGAGTAGTTACTTCACTGTTTGGTATTCCATTCTTCCTCTATTTGATTGTTAAAAAAGGGGGAGAAAAACATGGTAACTAACAAAAAGCAATCGCGTATATTTGCTAAGACATCGACTGCTCGGTTTTGGACAGTTACAATAGCAAGTATTTGTCTTGCATTGCTAGCTATTTATATTAGTGTTACAAACGGCGAGTTTGATATGACGCTACAAGACGTTATCAACACATTGCTACGTCATGATCCTAAACCTGAGCATGATCTGGTTATCTTTGAATTTCGCCTACCGCGTATTGTGATTGCGGCCCTTGTTGGTATGGGGCTAGGGCTTGCCGGTACCGTTGTTCAAGCGATTACCCGAAATGGACTTGCTGATCCTGGAATATTGGGCATCAATGCGGGGGCAGGTGCAGCAATTGTACTGTTTATCTTTATGTTTGAGGGGAAAATGGGTAGCGAAGGGTTATTAACAACATTAGCCATGCCTTTGTTTGGTTTAGTGGGTGGTCTGCTCTCTGCTTTCCTTATCTTTCTATTTGCTTGGCAAAAGGGGAAACTAGACCCACAACGGCTTATTCTGGTTGGAATTGCAGTTGGAACGGGTCTGGGGGCATTTACGCTCTACCTTTCTTTACGCATGAACGCAAAGGATTTTGAGATGGCAACCGTGTGGATGACAGGTAGTATCTGGAGTGCTAACTGGATTTATATTGTGGCTATGCTCCCTTGGTTTATCTTGTTTATCCCGATATTATTTCGAAAAGCCAACGTGTTAAATCTATTGCAGCTAGATGAAAACAGCGTTAGAGGGCTTGGTGTATCCACCGAGAAAGAAAAAATGGTGCTCTTGCTAGCTAGTGTTGGGATCATTAGTGCATGTGTATCAGTGTCAGGTAGTATTGGGTTCGTTGGATTAATGGCACCGCATATTGCTAAAGCATTGGTCGGGAATCATCACAGACGGATATTGCCTGTATCAGCTTTGATGGGGATGCTCTTGGTTTTGGTATCAGATTTTATTGCCAAGACCGTGTTCTCGCCGGCTGAGCTTCCTGTAGGAATCGTCATTGCGATTATAGGGGGGCCATACTTCCTTTATCTGCTGTATAAAGCACGAGCCTAAAGTAGAGATATATACTAGTATTCATTACAAAAAGCCTGGAGCATATAACTCCAGGCTTTTGCGTGTAGAAAGAAACGGTTTCTTATGCAGTGGAAAAGCATTAATTCGTACTATACGTTACGCTGTTTCTTTTTTTCCATAAGGAAGCAGGTTATCTACTGCTGCCATGCTGCTACCATTCAATGCAAGATATAGCGCCATTGTGAAGAGAGCAAGGTCAAATTCATAGCCACCGATGAATCCAGCCGCCAATTTAACTTTTAGGGTAGCTCCTACCATAATGACCATGAGTAAAAATGAAATGGCACGAGTTCCTAGCCCTAAAATCAATAGGATACCTCCTACTAATTCGATAGTTCCAACTACATAAGCTAGGAAGCCAGGTAGGCCGATGCTTTCGAAAAATCCTACAATGTTTTCGATGCCCCCCTGGAATTTATCAAGACCGTGCAGCAAGAAGGTTAGACCTAGTACAACACGAAGAATGAGTGCGCCAAGCTGTTGTTTGTTTGCCACTTTTGTGTTGCTCCTTTCAGATAATGTTTAGTAACTTACTAATTATAAGTATAATAATGTTATTGCTTACTTTTGTCAAGCGTCTAACTTTAATGTTGTTTTTTTCCTGTCAGGTATATATTTATATGCGTGTATTATGTCCTTCATAACTTCTTTATATTTACTACATCAGTTCCTCATTTCTTTTTTGTATGCTAAGAAAAAAAGGAGGAGCAGATATGAAAAAATTAATTTTTTCTCTAGCATCGTTGGTTGTCGTCTTGGGGATCGCAACAGGCGTGTATGCAGGAACGTCACAGGTAACACCTGATCAAAAGCAGAAGGAATTTGAACAGATGCGCCCTTTGATGAAACAAATGCACCCGCAACTGACAGACGCACAGATTCAATCTATGTATGAAAGCTGTCATGGCCCAAACGGCATGCATGAGAGAATGATGAACAATTATACAAACCAGACTCCAAATCGTAAATAATCGCTTATAATAAAAAAAGAAACAGGATCAGGCAGACTTTCCAGAAAGGAGGGGCTGCCTACTTGTGTATTTTTGCACATAGTAAGCGAGGCGGGTGAGAGTAGATGGGTCAACACAAGATATTAGTCGTTGATGATGAAGAAAATATTTTGCAGGTAATTCGAGCTTATTTAGAGAGAAGCGGTTACATTGTTTACGTAGCAGAGACGGGGGAGGCGGCACTTCAGCTCCATCAGCTTTTACAGCCAGACCTCATCATATTAGACTTGATGCTACCTGATATGTCGGGAGAGGATATATGTCGAAAGTTACGCAAGACCTCCGATATTCCTATTCTTATGCTGACAGCTAAAAGTGCTGAGGATGATAAAATTAATGGGCTGTTAATGGGGGCCGACGATTATGTTAGTAAGCCATTTAGTCCACGTGAATTAGTGGCTCGGGTTATTACGCTGTTACGGCGGACAGGTACTACGAAAAAACAAGAGCAAGCTCTTACCTTTCTCCAAAAACGTCTATGTGTGGAACCAGAACTACATCAGGTCACGCTAGATCAGGCTAGCATCACATTAACACCTATTGAGTTTAAGCTATTGTATACGTTAGCTAGCCAACCAAAAAAAGTGTTTAGCCGTCTGGAATTAATTAATCACATTCAAGGTTATGGATTTGATGGATATGAACGTACCATTGACGTACACATCAAAAACGTAAGGCAAAAATTAAACGATGATCCCAAGCACCCCTCCTTTATTTCAACAGTGTTTGGTGTAGGCTATAAATTTTTGGTGAACCGTGATGAAGCATAAAGGGATGAAACGACAGCTTTTTCTTTCCCATCTGGGTGTTGCGCTCGTTTCTTTGTTAGTCATCATCATTATTGTAAATATCTCGGTTTCCATTACATTTGGGAAATATGTTGAAAATCAACTGCAAGCGGAGGCAGATGCGATCCTACAAGACCTGACCGAATCATATGTAAAAGCAAATGAATGGTCAAGACAGACACTTATGGGTGTGGGACATCGAGCTATGCAGCGTGACATGACTGTCATTTTGCTTGATGCAGAGGGGAACGTCATTTGGGATTCAACTAAGATGGGAATGCATATGGAAAGGCAAGGCACAAAGCATAGCTGTGCTGTAGATGATAAGCTTCCTCATTCTACCTACTCAACACCTATCATCATTGGAGATCAGCAGGTGGGTATGTTACATGTGGGGCTTCCAGATGGTCAATTCCAGGAGCAGGAGAGAGAATTCATTACCAGATTTAATGGAATGGTTGGAGGGGCGCTTCTGATTGTCATTGTCGGCGTTTATTATTATAGCGTTCGCATTTCGCGCGGTATTAGCCATCCCCTGCTTCACATGAAAGAGAAAGCGAATCGAATGCGGACAGGAGACCTCACAGCACGAGTGGAGACGGACACATTGCATGGGGAAATACAGGAGTTGGGTCAAGCGGTGAATCATTTGGCAGAGAGCCTACAAAAGCAAGAACGTCTACGTAAAAATTTAACAGCCGATATTGCCCATGAATTACGAACGCCACTGGCTACAATTCAAAGCTACATGGAAGCATTTGAAGATGGGATATGGGAGCCGACATCAGAAAAATTGCAGATTTGTCAGGAACAGACCTCGCAGCTTGTTCTATTGATAAAGGATTTGGAGAAGTTAACGGAAGCCGAAAACCCAATGCTTCGTTTACAAAAGGAGCAAGTAAACTTACCTGCTATCATAGCGGAGGCACAAAAAAGCATTGCAGAGTTATGGGACAAGAAAAGAATTCGTTATGTTCCGCCTTTCACGGACAATATCTTTGTGCATGCTGATTATCGCAGATTGTTGCAGGTATTTACGAATTTACTCAGTAATGCTTATAAATATACTCCTGAAGATGGTGAAGTATCGGTTTCCATCGAAGTGCAGCAGTCCAATATCGTAATAAATGTAGCGGATACAGGAGTAGGTATCAGAGAAGAAGAGCTCCCCTACGTATTTGAACGATTTTATCGTGGTGAAAAGTCGCGTAGTCGTAAATCAGGGGGGGCTGGAATTGGATTAGCTATCGTAAAAGCCATTATAGAAGCGCATGATGGAGAGGTGCGGGTTGAGAGCAAGGTGGGGAAGGGCACTACATTTTTGGTCCATTTGCCTATGTAAAAAGGGGAATACCTGAGGAATTCTCAGGCTCCCCGTTAGCCTATCAAGCGTACTAGCCTACTACGATCAAGAAACAGGTCTTTATATCCATCATTTCAAATAAGCAAGGCCCTCTTTGTACCAGAGGGCCTTGCTTCATTTGGAGAGATAAGACATTACATCCACATGCTAAATGTTCCAATGATAGTTGCTACAAAAAAAAGTGTCATAATGACAAATGGGAATGAAGTCAGTGTAATACCTGCAATTGCCATACCCCTACCGTTAGAAGAATTCCTTGCACGAATTCCCAAGATAAACCCCGAAGCGTTAATAATAAAGGCCAAGAAAATGGTTAGCATCGTACCAGGGGATGGTGTGTAATATCTTGAACTGTAATTTAACATGAAGCAGGACATTACAAATAAAATAATACCAAATATACCAAAAATCATTGAAACTATCGCTTGTCCTAATCTATCCTTGGGTTGATTCTTAACAGGACGCTTCTGTTGAGGGGCAGCTTGTTGAGGGGAGGGCTGGCGAGTAGTTGATGTTCTCGTTTGACCATTTGTTCCCCTGTTGCCTTGTGTGTTCGTTACCCGAGTCTGACTGCTCGCCATTCTATTTGTCTGGCTGAGAGTTGATCTATTGGGCTGAGTATTGTTCGTTCTAGTAGTTCGTTGCAATTTACTAGCTCCTTTCTGACTGAGTATATAAGTAGGTAAAAAGTAACAATATTAAATTCGTCATAATTTACCAATAACCTCTTTTTTATTTATTTTTTTAATCTATGTAGTTTTATAGACATGTTTTTATTAGTTGAAAGACACGACAAGCTGATACCATATGCTCATGGAATCAGCTTGTATTTAGGTATTTATTCATCTGTAAGAACATCCATCTAAATGTTTCCTCCACCAGATTATCGTTTCTTCTAAGCCAGCATCTAACGAGTATTTGGGATTCCAGTTTATTCCTTCCTGTAATCGAGCAATATTAGCTCCGACAAATAAAGGCTCATCCTGGGGGGATGGAATGGCTCCCCATTTGATTAAGTCCTCACTTCCGATTTTTTGACCGATAAGAGAAGCAATCTGTTTCAATTGGCTCGATTGCCCAGAAGCAATATTAACAGCTCCTCGCATCTCGCTCCTTAATAAGGCTACCAGAGCATCGGCTACATCAGCGATATAGAGAAAATCACGATATTGATTTCCATGCGTGCACAAGGCCTCTTCGCCTTTTAATAGCGAGGTGATAAGGGTAGAAATAAGTCGATTCCCCGGATCATGAGGACCATATAAATGAAAGATTCTCCCCCAGCAGGCACTCAGACCAACCTGCTCAGTGTATGATTGGAGCCATAAACGCAAAATATTTTTACAAGCAGAGTAAGGTGTTTTATAAGAATAAAGAGAGCCAGCCTCAGATAAATAACCTTCCAGCCATTCATATTCTGCACATGTTCCAGCTACGACGATCCTTTTACCACCACATTTAGCAAAATGACGAAATAATGTCATGCTCGATTGCACCCAATCGTAGTTAGCAAGCGAATGATAACAGTGGGGAGGGACTGATTCCCAAGCTAAATGTACCAGATGAGAAGGCTTCACCTGATCAATCAGAGCCG
The nucleotide sequence above comes from Brevibacillus laterosporus LMG 15441. Encoded proteins:
- a CDS encoding DinB family protein; this translates as MDQTVTSYAYNNWSNQRLLHHLKELPEQVWKQEVQSIFPTHTA
- a CDS encoding ABC transporter substrate-binding protein, with the protein product MSDQQQQHSFSAESTVEIDQYQFKLKEIELLKGSQYKPVPLIHQMTSSYVLLIALQGQGHVLIDEQAHPLQKDGVYVCAPGQTLGLELTPEVETYCYVIYFHVYQESGKRRGHLKPVRDKGPFEKGGQVSHTISQPTMLCQTIEKQWKSKKPMDRFLGQITFLQFIHTLMNNKDIRFEDSKTAIAKAKTYIDTHFNKNLCVDDLAKIAGVSSKYFGELFKKTYGIGAIEYVTKVRMNQAKQFMSRPQVRLKDVAHQIGYNDEFYFSRKFKQEVGVSPTTYMKQRQKKVAIYSHRLLGYVLALQVIPYAAPLHPKWSSIYYEKYRAEIPIHLSAYRVDYKWESNIEVLEQIHPDLIISIDQLEGKEKAKLEQAGSVSYVSWSDTDWRAQFLQTAELLQVPQDADKWLISYDHKVKMIREEISGVVKNDTFLIVRLLKQNIYVYSNPSMTQVFYGDLQMIPAHPLHDVGIDEKITIQKLAEYDPDYILVLACPESETLHYWKQLQMRPEWQQIRAVRLNNVHEIFSNPWRDYSPLAHERLIEDVYRLFSGNRPY
- a CDS encoding iron-hydroxamate ABC transporter substrate-binding protein, yielding MNKRKFLGVGLVAILALMVTACGGKTETTAPATPTATSSDSQKASESATGETRTIKYLDQEYKVPAKTDRIVITGSMESMEDAVVLGVEPVGAISVGGKFPDIYKSITGSSESIGEKMQPNLETMLKLKPDVILGSSKFKPEVYSKFEKIAPTFPVSHISSNWEANLHLLAELTGKQAEAENVLKKYKEDLEKAKASLSDKLKDKKVVAIRLRQGTINIYPEKVFFNPSLYAELGFTAPEEVKAAKAQEAMSLEKFSAMNPDYIFVQFSPDENKDQPKSLEDLEKNPIWQSINAVKNGHVYVNVVDPLGQGGTAWSKINFLKAAVEKLSK
- a CDS encoding FecCD family ABC transporter permease; amino-acid sequence: MRVKKSVPVAILLTSPIFIVILMALSIVFGAKNIELSTIQDAIFHFDAGNADHQIIMHSRIPRAVGALLIGAFLAMSGALMQGMTRNFLASPSIMGVSDGSAFVITVCMIFMPDTSSLQMIMYSLIGSALGVGIVLGFASLLPNGMTPVRLAIIGTVIGTVLSSISQALSTYFQISQNLSFWYNARLHQIDPGLIKLALPFAIVGILLALFLSKSITILSLGEEIAVNLGQRTALIKGLTMLTVVILTGISVALVGKIGFVGLIVPHIARFLVGIDYRWIVPCSAVVGGIFLLFSDILSRFMNYPFETPIGVVTSLFGIPFFLYLIVKKGGEKHGN
- a CDS encoding FecCD family ABC transporter permease; translation: MVTNKKQSRIFAKTSTARFWTVTIASICLALLAIYISVTNGEFDMTLQDVINTLLRHDPKPEHDLVIFEFRLPRIVIAALVGMGLGLAGTVVQAITRNGLADPGILGINAGAGAAIVLFIFMFEGKMGSEGLLTTLAMPLFGLVGGLLSAFLIFLFAWQKGKLDPQRLILVGIAVGTGLGAFTLYLSLRMNAKDFEMATVWMTGSIWSANWIYIVAMLPWFILFIPILFRKANVLNLLQLDENSVRGLGVSTEKEKMVLLLASVGIISACVSVSGSIGFVGLMAPHIAKALVGNHHRRILPVSALMGMLLVLVSDFIAKTVFSPAELPVGIVIAIIGGPYFLYLLYKARA
- a CDS encoding DoxX family protein, producing the protein MANKQQLGALILRVVLGLTFLLHGLDKFQGGIENIVGFFESIGLPGFLAYVVGTIELVGGILLILGLGTRAISFLLMVIMVGATLKVKLAAGFIGGYEFDLALFTMALYLALNGSSMAAVDNLLPYGKKETA
- a CDS encoding response regulator transcription factor, whose protein sequence is MGQHKILVVDDEENILQVIRAYLERSGYIVYVAETGEAALQLHQLLQPDLIILDLMLPDMSGEDICRKLRKTSDIPILMLTAKSAEDDKINGLLMGADDYVSKPFSPRELVARVITLLRRTGTTKKQEQALTFLQKRLCVEPELHQVTLDQASITLTPIEFKLLYTLASQPKKVFSRLELINHIQGYGFDGYERTIDVHIKNVRQKLNDDPKHPSFISTVFGVGYKFLVNRDEA
- a CDS encoding sensor histidine kinase, with protein sequence MKHKGMKRQLFLSHLGVALVSLLVIIIIVNISVSITFGKYVENQLQAEADAILQDLTESYVKANEWSRQTLMGVGHRAMQRDMTVILLDAEGNVIWDSTKMGMHMERQGTKHSCAVDDKLPHSTYSTPIIIGDQQVGMLHVGLPDGQFQEQEREFITRFNGMVGGALLIVIVGVYYYSVRISRGISHPLLHMKEKANRMRTGDLTARVETDTLHGEIQELGQAVNHLAESLQKQERLRKNLTADIAHELRTPLATIQSYMEAFEDGIWEPTSEKLQICQEQTSQLVLLIKDLEKLTEAENPMLRLQKEQVNLPAIIAEAQKSIAELWDKKRIRYVPPFTDNIFVHADYRRLLQVFTNLLSNAYKYTPEDGEVSVSIEVQQSNIVINVADTGVGIREEELPYVFERFYRGEKSRSRKSGGAGIGLAIVKAIIEAHDGEVRVESKVGKGTTFLVHLPM
- a CDS encoding NAD-dependent epimerase/dehydratase family protein; this encodes MEKVLVTGGNGWIGRYVVSMLHKMGWEVHATYRKAPLLDITCAWHQANLLSHTEVTALIDQVKPSHLVHLAWESVPPHCYHSLANYDWVQSSMTLFRHFAKCGGKRIVVAGTCAEYEWLEGYLSEAGSLYSYKTPYSACKNILRLWLQSYTEQVGLSACWGRIFHLYGPHDPGNRLISTLITSLLKGEEALCTHGNQYRDFLYIADVADALVALLRSEMRGAVNIASGQSSQLKQIASLIGQKIGSEDLIKWGAIPSPQDEPLFVGANIARLQEGINWNPKYSLDAGLEETIIWWRKHLDGCSYR